The Chloroflexota bacterium genome window below encodes:
- a CDS encoding class I SAM-dependent methyltransferase: MKTLSLLTSDNWHDYALLDSGNGRKLERFGPVTVIRPESEALWQPKLDAKAWEAAHAIYEYQGKGENWRKLKPHPETWMMSYQGLRFKAQLTPFRHVGVFPEHGAQWDWVAEQIKRATEQPRVLNLFAYTGVASLVAAQAGAKVTHLDASKASVDWAKENQTASHLAPDSIRWIIDDALKFVRREARRGAHYEGIIMDPPAFGRGSQGQVWQFAESFPVLLQECRTILAPKPLFFLVTTYDTRSSALMLANTLGDSLAGLPGELEAGEQTLREQSAGRLLSTSIYARWSAK; encoded by the coding sequence ATGAAAACACTTTCACTACTAACATCGGATAATTGGCACGATTACGCCTTGCTCGATAGTGGCAATGGCCGCAAACTTGAGCGTTTTGGCCCAGTTACCGTGATTCGCCCCGAAAGCGAAGCCTTATGGCAACCCAAACTCGATGCCAAGGCCTGGGAAGCGGCTCATGCAATTTATGAATATCAAGGCAAGGGCGAAAATTGGCGTAAACTCAAGCCACACCCTGAAACATGGATGATGAGCTACCAAGGCTTACGCTTCAAAGCCCAACTTACCCCATTTCGCCATGTTGGGGTTTTCCCTGAACACGGCGCACAATGGGATTGGGTTGCCGAACAAATTAAACGAGCAACCGAGCAACCACGAGTGCTCAATCTGTTTGCCTATACTGGCGTGGCCTCGTTGGTCGCTGCTCAAGCCGGAGCCAAAGTAACCCACTTGGATGCTTCTAAGGCTTCGGTCGATTGGGCCAAGGAAAATCAAACAGCTTCACACCTTGCGCCCGATTCAATTCGCTGGATTATTGATGATGCTTTGAAATTTGTGCGGCGTGAAGCGCGGCGCGGCGCTCACTACGAAGGTATTATCATGGACCCACCTGCTTTTGGTCGGGGCAGCCAAGGCCAAGTTTGGCAATTTGCCGAATCGTTTCCGGTGCTTTTGCAAGAATGTCGCACGATTCTGGCGCCTAAACCATTGTTTTTCTTGGTAACGACCTACGATACCCGCTCCTCGGCTTTGATGTTGGCCAACACGCTGGGCGATAGCTTGGCGGGTTTGCCGGGCGAGCTTGAGGCTGGCGAACAAACCTTGCGCGAACAATCAGCAGGTCGTTTACTATCGACCTCGATTTATGCCCGC
- a CDS encoding fused MFS/spermidine synthase, translating to MARRYLMLLVFGAGICTLGIEMTASRLLAPYFGTSQLIWANVIGLTLLYLTIGYTLGGRWADRRPELGLLCTIILVGAITAAVIPWISRPILKWSLEAFATRSAGSFIGSLLGVLALFSVPITLLGMVSPFAVRLAIRDAADAGKAAGNLSAISTLGSILGTFLPVLFLIPTVGTNMTIYIFAMGLLVLILPGFWLERRKLLPVALVALIVVVALAFWPQSEPIKVADCRGCSLITEDDSAYNYIQIVERGSDANKMIGLVLNEGQAIHSIYYPKFEQTNNASDLLTNGPWDFYNIAPYFYPNRSMESVNSMAMVGSAAGSVPKQFLAIYGKDSVIDGIEIDPRIVELGREYFAMHDVQYYQARGETPQFPNFNTHVADGRIFFAGNDNKYDIIGMDAYKQPYIPFHLTTREFFETVRDHLAPNGVAVVNAGKPNTSAGGDYRLVNVLASTMSSVFAHVYMIDVPNNFNTMLIGIPGDVGDGVANFEANLATIQDPTLRYVMEQALASNSSKKPIRRWDGVGENRVFTDDLAPVESVIDRIILGQVDEGQ from the coding sequence TTGGCACGTCGTTACCTTATGTTGTTGGTCTTTGGTGCGGGGATCTGTACGCTCGGCATCGAAATGACTGCTTCGCGGCTTTTGGCTCCTTACTTCGGTACATCACAGTTGATTTGGGCCAATGTCATTGGTTTAACTTTGCTCTATTTGACGATTGGCTATACCCTCGGCGGGCGTTGGGCCGACCGTCGGCCTGAATTGGGCTTGCTTTGTACAATTATTTTGGTCGGGGCAATTACTGCTGCGGTGATTCCTTGGATCTCACGGCCAATTTTGAAGTGGTCGCTTGAGGCTTTTGCCACTCGTTCAGCAGGTTCGTTTATTGGCTCGTTGCTGGGGGTTTTGGCCTTGTTCTCAGTGCCAATCACCTTGTTGGGCATGGTTAGCCCCTTCGCAGTGCGTCTCGCCATTCGCGATGCTGCCGATGCAGGCAAGGCGGCGGGCAACCTCTCAGCCATTTCGACGCTTGGCTCGATTCTCGGTACCTTCTTGCCGGTGCTCTTCCTCATTCCTACGGTTGGCACAAATATGACAATTTATATTTTTGCCATGGGCTTGTTGGTGCTGATTTTGCCTGGCTTCTGGTTGGAGCGACGTAAGTTGCTGCCAGTCGCTTTGGTGGCCTTGATCGTCGTGGTGGCATTGGCATTTTGGCCGCAAAGCGAGCCAATTAAGGTTGCCGATTGCCGTGGCTGTAGCCTGATTACCGAAGATGATTCGGCCTACAACTATATTCAGATTGTCGAACGGGGCAGCGATGCCAACAAAATGATCGGCTTGGTGCTCAACGAGGGCCAAGCCATCCACTCAATTTACTACCCAAAATTTGAGCAAACCAATAATGCCAGCGATTTGCTGACCAACGGGCCATGGGATTTTTACAATATTGCGCCTTACTTCTACCCAAACCGCAGCATGGAAAGCGTCAACAGCATGGCCATGGTTGGCTCGGCAGCTGGCTCAGTGCCTAAACAATTTCTAGCAATCTACGGCAAAGATTCAGTGATCGATGGAATTGAAATCGATCCACGAATTGTTGAATTAGGCCGTGAATACTTCGCGATGCACGACGTGCAATATTATCAAGCACGCGGCGAAACTCCCCAGTTTCCTAATTTTAATACCCATGTTGCTGATGGCCGAATTTTCTTTGCTGGCAACGACAATAAATATGATATTATCGGCATGGATGCCTACAAACAGCCCTATATTCCGTTTCACCTCACCACCCGTGAGTTTTTTGAAACGGTGCGCGACCATTTAGCTCCCAACGGGGTTGCTGTGGTTAATGCAGGCAAGCCCAATACATCTGCTGGTGGTGATTATCGCTTGGTCAATGTGTTGGCCAGCACCATGAGCAGCGTGTTTGCCCATGTTTATATGATCGATGTGCCGAATAATTTCAATACAATGTTGATTGGTATTCCTGGCGATGTTGGCGATGGCGTTGCCAACTTTGAAGCCAATCTCGCAACCATTCAAGACCCGACTCTGCGCTATGTGATGGAGCAAGCACTGGCCAGCAATAGCAGCAAAAAGCCAATTCGCCGTTGGGATGGTGTAGGCGAAAATCGGGTCTTTACCGACGACCTTGCCCCAGTAGAATCGGTGATCGACCGAATTATTTTGGGGCAGGTTGATGAAGGCCAATAG
- a CDS encoding YggT family protein produces MGNFISQFFLLLIPILEIAIFVRIIMSWFDPTGQSRFALILREITDPILLPIRRVIPSIGMFDLSPLIALLILQVLQTVFQSVS; encoded by the coding sequence ATGGGCAATTTCATTAGCCAGTTTTTTCTCCTGTTAATCCCAATTCTCGAAATCGCGATTTTTGTGCGAATCATCATGTCGTGGTTTGATCCAACGGGTCAATCACGCTTTGCCTTGATTCTGCGCGAAATCACCGACCCAATCTTGCTACCAATCCGGCGAGTTATTCCATCGATCGGCATGTTTGATCTCTCGCCGTTAATTGCGCTGCTGATTCTGCAAGTTTTGCAAACGGTTTTTCAATCGGTTAGCTAA